From the genome of Primulina huaijiensis isolate GDHJ02 chromosome 11, ASM1229523v2, whole genome shotgun sequence:
CCTAAAAATCTCCCACAAACGTCAACCGATTTTAGTATAATTTTTAGTGTTCTTCGTTTTAACGAGATAATTTCTGCTCTTTTATATAGTTATTATTATCTATGAATCAGCGATTCTCTTTGTCTGACCCTCTTTTATTTTTCCTCTGAGATGTATATCAATTTGATGAGTATTTTCTTTTTCTGGTTTAATCGTTAAATATAACTGTATTACCAAGTGAAACAATGCATAACAATGCTCTCTACATGCTTGAGAAAGTGTGCAATAGAGTTCtcgtttgtgtgtgtgtatgtggtCATATTCAGAAGCTTTAGCGAGACACGCTTTCGGGTTCAGAACAACGCTTTTGCAATGTGCACCATTTTGTTTGAACCCCGTTTTCAGAGTTTCCCTTGGAATCTGTGTATTCTGAGTTGATCTAAACATTTCTTTACTCCCTTTGTTCCGTGATTTGAGGTACCATTTTGTTCTTGAATTTTGACGCATCCCATGGGCTTGAAATTTCTTTTTTCGGTTGTCTGTCATGGTTCTCATTTTTCTAAGCTATAGAGTTGCGGTATAAAAGGAGTTGTAAGGGGATGAATAAACAGAGGACTTAAACATTTTTAGCCTATTTAATTCATGgattattttttcttcttttagaTCTATTTAAAGCTAAAGAATTGTTAGAAAGTGATGAGAAATGAGAAATCTGTGACTAGTGTTTTGGGTTTTAGGGGTGGCGTAGTTTTTTATGGGTAGTAATGATctaaagtaataaaaaaaatataatagcaTCTAATGCAAGAAGTTTAATGCTCAAGATGCACAATTTCAAAACTTCTTAAGATAGCTGAATGAACAACTTGCCTCTAGCTACTGATGTTCAGCTACAGTTGGAGTAATAAAATGTGTGTTTTGATCCTTTGAGTCTTCTAAGCCTGCTAATTTTGTGAAAGGATTCATTAAGAATAGGGAATCAACGGCATTTTAAGAAGTCTTTACACCCTTCCATCAAGGTTGCTAACGGCCAATCGCAGGGACAAGGATAATTCTCAGATGGTTTTCAGAGTTTTGAATTGTTAGATTATAAACCCAACTACCCAAGTAGGGTATCATCCCAAAAAGTTTGGTTATTGGTTGGCGAAACATTTCCGGGTTTAAAGGTTTGCCTATTGGGTGATTTAACTTTTATGGGTTATAAGCTACTCTTTATTAGTTTTAATGTTCAATATTTCGATTTGTGACATTTGTTACATTGACGACCCTTTGAAAAACTGAAGTCCGTGACGGCCACTCTAGATGACTTTCACACATTTCAATATTCAGTATATGCATCATGTATCTTAAttgaatctatttttttttacttattgaTATTAATCCAATGATAGCCTTTTTCTAGATCGCCTATTCCGCTTCGTCGACTTTCAACTAGAGCACCAATGTTACATTATAAACCCAATAGGGGTACCGTTCGAAAAGGCTTACCTATTGGGTTATATAACCTTCTTGGATTTATAAACAATCGTTTATTAGTTTTAATGTTCGATGTGAGATATTTCTAACTTATATAGCGCTGgagtttcttttttctttttgctATGTTCTCTGGTAGAATTTCTGAAATgtatctcaaattaattaatttctctACATTAACTTTAATGGCCATGCAATAAGCATTAAACTTTAAAGATGCTATCTTACTTCTTGACGTCCTGCTTTGAGTTTCCTATCTTATAATATTTATAGTGATCATTGTTTATTGCGTGGATGTAGGAAGATAATCTCGTTGTTTGAAAGCcattttatattgtttgaattaTAAATCCTGGTAATTCAGATTATTATCAATATTGATTACGATTGAAAACTTAGTCCATGATTaatgattttcttttttctggCTATCTTTTCTAACGTTTGGTATTCTCCTTGAAACCTCAGACCATGGGCAGTTTACCATTACACAGCACTTCCTCTGTCATCTCTCTGCATTCGCAAAAAGACCAAGGGTCTGGTTCAGTGTTATCTGGGCCTGATTCAAAGCCGAAGAAGAAGATCTGCTGCGCATGCCCTGATACTAAGAAGCTGAGGGATGAATGCGTAGTCGAGCATGGCGAATCCGCTTGTGAAAAGTGGATTGAGGCTCATCGTAAATGTCTCCGTGCTGAAGGCTTCAAAGTTTGAATATGCACTCTGCTTCAGAAAATGGAATGCAATGTGATTTTGAACATGAGTGCGTGTCTACATACTTTAATTTCACAGAGTTTTCGAAACAATTTTGGCAGCCCATATGAATTGAAACCGGTCTTTGAATAAGATATGTGAAATAAAGGAATTCTTGTTTATGCTGTTATTTGCATAGAGTagttactttttattttttgttatcatTCTTTTTGGTTGTGCGGAAAAATGAGTTACCAACCGCATTCTGATCGTCTCCTCCCAATCAATATCTTTATCATGGAGAATCAAACACAGTGTTGCATGTGACCCCTTGAAATTTgattgtggtttttttttttttttggccatGGAGATAAATAATGTGATCATATTGGAAATCGTGATATAATTTTAAGCTTAGATTCCCAATATCTTCTCCTGTAATCCGTTAGGTAGTTGAAATTTTACCTGACCAAAAAAATGTACTTATCGGAAGTATAATGAAATATAAACAAGAGATACCATCTTCTAACGAAAGACCATAGTCTATATGTTTGATCATTGTTATAAACAATAACAATTTAACTAAGTTAACGCATCCAACGACCAACGCTCAAGGTTGGCCATAATTCAAGACTTGTGGCATGGTTTCAGTAATTCATGCGTTTTATTTGTATACCATCGGGATTGAATTTGCTTGTTTATTTTATTGGTGCGTTCTAATATCTGCCGAATTAACTTTAATTGTATAGAAACCATGATTAGCTTGAGGAAGTTGTCAATTTTTTCCCATGCATGTTTTTGGATTCATACACATTTTTAGCATAAAGTTGTAAATTCATAATATTGGAAAAACTTTAATTTGCCCATCTATTCACTCTGTTACATAgaaaaatattgacttttgaTGTATGAAACACTTATGAATGTTGCCGGCGATAATCCAAGTATTTTTTGTTTCcttatatattgatttattatagATCTTATGTTTATATAACTtccaagaaaaattaaaaaaggcCATTGTAACACActgataatattattaattaattactaatgaCATAAAATGAGATACAGATGGATGGAGATGCATTCGGCTACGTAATTATGAGGGACCAAACCATATATGATATAGCATGCAGCAAATTTATTGGATTACATTTTCAAATATGATATAGTATAGAGGTGTCCCTTTTCTTGGAAGATCAGTTGCCGCAGGTGCAGTTGGTGCAAGCGCAGCTGGTACCGCACTTGCACTTCCCATCGTGCTCGGCTGCAGGAGCATCCATCACCACCAAACTCATCTCACTGCCGCAAATCATGCAAGATTAAATTATTCCAGAATTCGACTAGTTGTATATTCAGTCATCCATCTTGATGagtaatatatatatgcgtgcgtgtgtgtgtgtgtgtgtgacatCCCATGCAACATTTATCTGAGATGGTCTGTGGTATTTCATGATTGAAAAACACATGGTAAGCATGAATTCTCAACAGTTGGATTATATCCTTGGTTAACAGGTCTCAagtaaatatattttccatCAACTTTCGCTTAAGCTACTATTGCTACTGTGGGAGGAAGGGAGTACCTGATGTTCTCGGTGACAATGATGTCCGCAGTATATCCCTTCTTCCTGCaaatttttcatattatatacatacatacgcGAGGATTCAAATAAGGATACATAGTACAGGTACTTACACGCATTGGGTCTTGTCAGCACAGTCGCAGCTTCCGCACATGTCCGACATGGTTGGTTGAAGATAAACTGGGAACTTGAGATGAAATAGAAGAGTTTTGATTGGAATATGAATGGTTTTCTATGCCTTGAAACCCTTCAAGAAGCTGCTATTTATAGTTGTGTTGGGGAATCTTGCTTCAGATATCCTCCTCTCATGTCAAGTCAGCTTCACTTTGCACAAGATGCCTTATCTTTTGGATTCATTGAGAAAATTTCCCAAATGCCAAGAACTCTTTCTAATTGCTATTTTTTACGGTACCTGAGCGCAAGCATATGGCGTTGCGTGGATCGTCCATTTTCGGTTATTCGATAAGATTAGCGCAACATACGCATTATATTGACAGAATAGTTGGTATAACAGAGGTTTTAACGACCATAATGTTTGTTATACGCTTTAGAACACCTGAGGGGAAGCATAAATTCCTTCCGGGTTTAATTTGAACAAGCTATATTGAAATAGCTCAAGAACTTTTCTTTTACAAATTTTATACTCTTAAGCCAATCATCTGTTTCTTATTGAGAATCTCACGACATCGACACTGATAAATGCAAGATTCTGAACTATACAAAAGCTCAAATTCCGAAGTATTATTTATGACCGTGGCCTTAAatttatgcttttttttttaaaaaaaaaaaaaaaaaaatctttttatcTTCAAGAATACGACTAAGACAGATAATGGGTTCCGTCTATTTCTTCAACTTTCTTTCATTTCCTCTCCTTTCTTTTAAAGTGCGCGGTCATGTTCAAACCTTTGTTTGATTCCCATAATTCAGAGTAGAGTGGTCAGAGTTTTGTCTGTACTGATGTTTAATCTTTATCAGAATCAATGGCTTCTGTGTCTTCACCATGTTCATCCAGATCAGTCATTTCCAACCGTCCAAACGAATGTTTAGGAAGATCGATGTTTCTATAAAAAGTTTGATATAACAAGGTCGCAAGACCATTTGGGCGAGCACGGGGATACACCACGGCAAAAATGACTCGACTTGTCCCTCTCTTGTTTGTATAGTTGGATACAATTCATAAAAGATAACAAGGTAGGAATTTTAAACCAGGCTTCGGATAAACTTTGACTCCGTTAATAGCGTGCTAAGATGcaattcataaaaacaaaaataatcgaGACAAAAATTTAACTCTTTCATATCAACTTATTGTGTTTACTCTAATTAAGGGATATGTCATGCATCTAGGAAATATGATAGTTTATTTCttattagagtaggtctcttgtgagatggtctcacgaatatttatctgtgagacgggtcaactctattgatattcacaataaaaagtaatactattagcataaaaagtattaatttttcatggatgatccaaataagatatccgtctcacaaaatacgacccgtgagaccgtctcacacaaatttttgacaACTTATTATAGTAGTGCATTAAACGTCGAATAtattcaaactatatatttttttactatcTTAATAAATTGATTAATTGAATAAGAAAAACGAGAGCATACGTGTAAAATGCAAATGTATGTACTAGAAAAGCATTAACAAAACCTTGTGGGTAACTTTAATTTGTAGTCACTTTAATGGTTAGGCTGCGGACACGTAAGAGTTTTCATTAACAAAACATCAATTTGGTCAAAACCTATTATCTTCACAAATTGGAGCTAAAGATTGTCATGTCCCACATTTTACAATAATCAAGTTTTAAAAAACGATAAAAATGAGAATTTAATCATTGTgattcaatattttaataaaagtaCTTTTAATAATGTGTaaagtatgatattttttttaaattaaacataaaaatattcaaattttaaacccaagaattaaaaaatagttTCATGGGGGAGAGAAAATGTTTGAAAATTAGATATATAATAGAAATAAAGAATTTGAGTATGTATTTatattgtgtttttttaattgtattaCTTATTTATTATACAATtgtaaatgaaaattatatcttactattttattaagtttgGAGCTCACGTCTTTACTTTTTTCCATTCACGtcagtttttttttcctttccaaAATACATTCCTAATTCCCGTCGCTTTGATTTGAATAAAGCTGGGAAAATGGAAATCACTtccaaatcattttcttttcacTTCTGTAGGAAAAATGAAACAATttgaatgattaattaattgtaagaattctattactattatttcaaaaatatattctcGCCATTgtggtttgaaatttatttcaaaGCATGCATgtcttaaaaatttatattatattatttttacaacaaACATAATGTTCATATATTACATTACGCATACAATGTTTGTATGTTATCACGAATATACGTGTATATAAAAAATTGGGGAAAAGGAGGGGCGGTGCAAATGGTTAGCGGTTTACCTAATCCAAAGGCCCAAAATTTGGTGAATTTAAGAAGTATGACTCATTTTATATGATTTCAATAGCCTACGtttcaataaaataacaatGTGTAGGAAAAAACTCATCACCTAACAAACTAATCCAAAAAAACTAGTCGAGCTCAAGTTCACAAACTTATGAGCTGAACATCCTTAAGTCGAGCTCGAGTTCGATAAATTTAACGAAcgatctcaaattttttttaatcgagTCTAATTTCGAGTAACTCCCGAGCGACTCGTTAGTTTGTTTATAGTAATATAGAAagcaaatattatattttaatcaaatgaGCTTTTTGGTATGAACATTTTAGTGGAGTGGGCTTTTTAGATAGCACTTTTGTTTCGCCAATTGTTAGGAcactgaaatatttttaaagtggGGTTTTTCTTTTATGATCGAGCAATTTCTCAGTTTTACGACACTGAGATTATTGTATAACTTTTTGGTGGTGTGCAC
Proteins encoded in this window:
- the LOC140987874 gene encoding cytochrome c oxidase copper chaperone 2-like — translated: MGSLPLHSTSSVISLHSQKDQGSGSVLSGPDSKPKKKICCACPDTKKLRDECVVEHGESACEKWIEAHRKCLRAEGFKV